The following are encoded together in the Buteo buteo chromosome 2, bButBut1.hap1.1, whole genome shotgun sequence genome:
- the LRRC3B gene encoding leucine-rich repeat-containing protein 3B, which translates to MHLVDLWLTRSLSMCLLLQSFVLMILCFHSASMCPKGCLCSHSGGLNVSCSNANLKEIPRDLPPETVLLYLDSNQITSIPNEIFKDLHQLRVLNLSKNGIEFIDEHAFKGVAETLQTLDLSDNRIQSVHKNAFNNLKARARIANNPWHCDCTLQQVLRSMASNHETANNVICKTSVLDEHAGRPFLNAANDADLCNLPKKTTDYAMLVTMFGWFTMVISYVVYYVRQNQEDARRHLEYLKSLPSRQKKPDEADDISTVV; encoded by the coding sequence ATGCATTTGGTAGACCTGTGGTTAACTCGTTCCCTCTCCATGTGTCTGCTCTTACAAAGTTTTGTCCTCATGATACTGTGCTTTCATTCTGCCAGTATGTGCCCAAAAGGCTGCCTCTGTTCTCACTCCGGAGGTCTGAACGTCAGCTGTAGCAATGCAAACCTCAAGGAAATACCCAGAGATCTTCCTCCAGAAACAGTCTTACTTTATTTGGACTCCAATCAGATAACATCCATCCCCAACGAAATTTTTAAGGACTTGCACCAACTGAGAGTCCTCAATTTATCAAAAAACGGGATTGAGTTTATAGATGAACATGCCTTTAAAGGGGTGGCAGAAACCTTACAGACTCTGGATTTGTCTGACAACCGGATTCAGAGCGTGCACAAAAACGCTTTCAACAACTTAAAGGCCAGAGCCAGAATTGCAAACAATCCCTGGCACTGTGACTGCACGCTGCAGCAGGTGTTGAGGAGCATGGCCTCCAATCACGAGACGGCCAACAACGTCATCTGCAAGACTTCTGTGCTGGATGAACACGCGGGGAGACCGTTCCTCAATGCTGCCAACGATGCTGACCTCTGCAACCTCCCTAAAAAGACTACTGATTACGCCATGCTGGTCACCATGTTTGGCTGGTTCACCATGGTGATCTCATATGTGGTTTATTACGTCCGGCAAAATCAAGAGGATGCACGGAGGCACCTTGAGTACTTGAAATCCCTGCCAAGCAGGCAAAAGAAACCAGACGAAGCCGATGACATTAGCACTGTGGTATAG